In Bacteroidota bacterium, the following proteins share a genomic window:
- a CDS encoding potassium channel family protein, which yields MEILLHKPEPELNDFKVTLLEKKFISSSGTEFSKTAQIDFFDAKGRKKETKEFGFVSAGELYEKMENGQPVNLNECYVQNFSLGEFRKQRALSEMHPVHLKIFSAKNSFFDCDVEVDFSHAVFENSKIFFEESVFGNGTINFSHAKLGEGAVSFRRSRFGEGTVDFRFAEFGAGNSGFRFTHFGAGDVLFVNTKFGGDADFQSVTWGEGVSDFRYAKFSGNVSFEKSVFGAGKIDFKAVEFLGDRVDFKRVQWGDGDVSFEGAEFNNSKTSFRSSVFGKGDISFEEADFGSNEISFENCDFYADKVNFYRAKSAGINLQSCRMNSHFDFRFNQCASLNLHDSVLRDIVDLIPGDDSTPIQQFNFSGIKNLGRINIDWKKNHVKRTIYNQTDTSLLQKGEQFRILKEEFHAVGQYLDEDKSYVEYMRCEQKSLLQAEVKKNKMNAAWAYPIYFFKWLVFDKMGRYATDPVRVLVSMIFVYVGFSTLYCVLPQIMYAGISCSGADNASLSYFLQSFYYSAITFLTIGYGDCLPVGVIHWLAPIEGWMGVVMMSYFTVAFVRKILR from the coding sequence ATGGAAATCCTTCTCCACAAGCCCGAGCCGGAACTGAATGATTTCAAGGTAACACTTCTTGAAAAAAAATTTATTTCTTCAAGCGGAACAGAATTTTCCAAAACCGCGCAGATAGATTTTTTTGATGCCAAAGGAAGAAAAAAAGAAACAAAAGAATTCGGCTTTGTTTCTGCCGGAGAGTTGTATGAAAAAATGGAGAACGGACAGCCGGTTAATCTGAACGAATGTTATGTGCAGAATTTTTCCCTGGGAGAATTCCGCAAACAGCGGGCGCTTTCCGAAATGCATCCTGTGCACCTGAAAATTTTTTCTGCAAAAAATTCTTTCTTCGACTGCGATGTGGAAGTGGATTTCTCGCACGCTGTTTTTGAAAACTCAAAAATATTTTTCGAAGAATCTGTTTTCGGAAACGGTACTATTAATTTCAGCCATGCGAAACTCGGAGAAGGCGCGGTGAGTTTCAGGCGCTCGCGCTTCGGAGAAGGAACAGTGGATTTTCGTTTCGCGGAGTTTGGAGCGGGCAATTCCGGGTTTCGCTTCACACATTTTGGCGCGGGCGATGTGCTTTTTGTAAACACAAAATTCGGGGGCGATGCCGATTTTCAATCCGTCACATGGGGCGAAGGTGTTTCCGATTTCCGCTATGCGAAATTTTCCGGCAATGTATCCTTCGAGAAATCTGTTTTCGGTGCGGGCAAAATTGATTTCAAAGCGGTGGAATTCCTGGGTGACCGCGTGGATTTCAAGCGCGTGCAGTGGGGCGATGGCGATGTTTCATTTGAAGGAGCGGAGTTCAATAATTCCAAAACAAGTTTTCGTTCATCTGTTTTTGGAAAAGGCGACATCAGTTTTGAGGAAGCCGATTTCGGTTCGAATGAAATCTCCTTTGAGAACTGTGATTTTTATGCCGACAAAGTAAATTTTTACAGAGCCAAATCGGCTGGCATAAATCTTCAGTCCTGCCGGATGAATTCGCATTTCGATTTTCGGTTTAACCAATGTGCTTCGCTTAACCTTCACGATTCTGTTTTGCGCGACATCGTTGATTTAATTCCAGGGGATGATTCCACTCCCATTCAGCAGTTTAATTTTTCAGGAATAAAAAATCTCGGACGAATTAATATTGACTGGAAAAAAAATCATGTAAAGCGCACCATTTATAATCAAACCGACACTTCCCTTCTGCAGAAAGGGGAACAGTTCCGTATTCTGAAAGAAGAATTTCATGCGGTGGGGCAATACCTCGATGAAGATAAATCGTACGTGGAATACATGCGCTGCGAACAAAAATCGCTGCTGCAGGCGGAAGTGAAAAAAAATAAAATGAACGCTGCATGGGCATACCCGATTTATTTTTTCAAATGGCTTGTGTTCGATAAAATGGGGCGCTACGCAACCGACCCTGTGCGCGTTCTCGTAAGTATGATTTTCGTTTATGTTGGCTTCAGCACATTGTATTGCGTTCTTCCGCAAATTATGTATGCGGGGATTTCCTGCAGCGGAGCCGATAACGCATCGCTCTCTTATTTTCTCCAATCATTTTATTACAGCGCCATTACTTTTCTTACCATTGGCTATGGAGATTGCCTTCCGGTTGGCGTTATTCACTGGCTGGCTCCCATAGAAGGTTGGATGGGTGTAGTGATGATGTCGTATTTCACAGTTGCTTTCGTACGGAAAATTCTGAGATAA
- the kynU gene encoding kynureninase, protein MKYENTLRFAKVLDKKDPLKKFRMKFLFPKHKGKEVIYFTGNSLGLQPKTTSKYIQQELNDWQKFGVEGHFKAKNPWFSYHEILAEPLSKIVGTKPSEVVAMNQLTSNIHFLFVSFYRPTKERYKIICEAKAFPSDQYALESQVKFHGYNPENAIIEVSPRAGEHCIRHEDILSAIEKNKNELALVFIGGVNYYSGQVFGMKSITDAGHNAGVMVGFDLAHAAGNIKLNLHDWKIDFACWCSYKYLNSFAGSVGGVFIHEKHHDKNLPMFSGWWGYNKERRFKMEKTFVPIPTAEAWQVSNAPILSMAAHKASLDIFSEAGMEKLISKSEKLTEYLAFIIHAVNENIPQHSALEIITPEERGCQLSIIAHGRGKELHNKLMNAGVISDWREPNVIRIAPVPLYNSFEDVFRFGEILKKSL, encoded by the coding sequence ATGAAATACGAAAACACACTCCGGTTTGCCAAAGTGCTGGATAAAAAAGACCCGCTGAAAAAATTCCGGATGAAGTTTTTATTTCCGAAACACAAGGGGAAAGAGGTAATTTATTTCACAGGCAATTCTCTCGGACTTCAGCCAAAGACAACTTCGAAATATATTCAGCAGGAATTAAACGACTGGCAGAAGTTTGGCGTAGAGGGACATTTCAAGGCGAAGAACCCCTGGTTTTCTTATCATGAAATATTAGCAGAACCGCTTTCGAAAATCGTTGGCACAAAACCAAGCGAAGTTGTTGCGATGAATCAACTCACAAGCAATATTCATTTTTTGTTTGTTTCATTTTATCGTCCGACAAAAGAGCGTTATAAAATTATATGCGAAGCAAAAGCATTTCCATCCGACCAGTATGCGCTCGAATCACAAGTGAAGTTTCACGGATATAATCCTGAAAATGCAATCATCGAAGTTTCCCCAAGAGCAGGCGAGCATTGCATCCGCCACGAAGATATTTTATCCGCTATTGAAAAAAATAAAAATGAACTCGCTCTTGTTTTCATAGGAGGAGTGAATTATTATTCGGGACAAGTGTTCGGTATGAAATCAATTACGGATGCCGGGCACAATGCAGGTGTAATGGTTGGTTTTGATCTGGCACACGCTGCAGGAAATATTAAATTAAATCTTCACGATTGGAAAATTGATTTCGCTTGCTGGTGTTCCTATAAATATCTGAACTCATTTGCAGGAAGTGTTGGCGGGGTTTTCATTCACGAAAAACACCACGATAAAAATTTACCGATGTTCTCGGGCTGGTGGGGATATAATAAAGAAAGACGATTCAAAATGGAAAAAACTTTTGTGCCGATTCCCACAGCCGAAGCATGGCAGGTGAGCAACGCGCCCATTTTGTCTATGGCTGCGCACAAAGCATCGCTCGATATTTTTTCAGAAGCGGGAATGGAAAAATTAATTTCGAAAAGTGAAAAGCTGACGGAATATTTAGCATTTATTATCCATGCAGTTAATGAAAACATTCCACAGCATTCTGCTTTGGAAATAATTACTCCCGAAGAAAGAGGATGTCAATTATCTATCATCGCGCATGGAAGAGGGAAAGAATTACACAACAAGTTGATGAATGCCGGTGTCATTTCAGACTGGCGCGAACCGAATGTTATTCGTATTGCACCTGTTCCGTTGTATAATTCGTTTGAAGATGTTTTCAGGTTTGGAGAAATATTAAAAAAGTCGCTGTGA
- a CDS encoding type IX secretion system membrane protein PorP/SprF gives MPCSAQQLPLFTQYMFNDYFENPAIAGSRPYFDVVSANRLQWLGITDAPRTYALSANGPIKAKNMGVGGYLFTDIAGPTRRIGASGSYSYHIKLTEKIKISLSLSAGVLQWATDATKLTLDNPNDYVFANGYLSKVVPDLGASFYLYGLPKDNGTGNWWLGGYVPQLFQAKLKLFETPTPTGTLATHFYIMGGYKLFLTDEFSAEPSFLVKFVSPAPVQIDLGARFFYKNKIWVGGTYRTKDAMSMMVGYMYKENLSFGYSYDITTTALKKYSNGTHELMIGLRFKSTPPPTAPKTGQ, from the coding sequence TTGCCTTGTTCTGCCCAGCAGTTGCCTCTTTTTACTCAATACATGTTCAATGATTATTTTGAAAACCCTGCCATAGCAGGAAGCCGCCCGTACTTTGATGTGGTGTCGGCAAACCGTTTGCAATGGCTGGGAATCACCGATGCCCCGCGCACGTATGCACTGAGCGCGAACGGTCCCATCAAAGCAAAAAACATGGGTGTGGGCGGTTACCTGTTTACCGATATTGCAGGTCCCACCCGAAGAATCGGAGCAAGCGGCTCGTATTCTTATCACATTAAACTTACCGAGAAAATAAAAATTTCTCTTTCTCTTTCTGCAGGAGTGCTTCAGTGGGCAACCGATGCAACCAAACTTACGCTCGATAATCCGAATGATTATGTATTTGCAAACGGATATTTATCCAAAGTGGTTCCCGATTTGGGCGCATCATTTTATTTATACGGTTTGCCGAAAGATAACGGCACCGGCAACTGGTGGCTGGGCGGTTATGTGCCGCAACTCTTCCAGGCGAAACTCAAATTATTTGAAACGCCAACTCCCACCGGAACGCTGGCTACGCATTTTTATATCATGGGCGGCTATAAATTATTTCTCACCGATGAATTTTCTGCCGAGCCATCTTTCCTTGTAAAGTTTGTAAGCCCCGCTCCCGTGCAAATTGATTTGGGCGCGCGCTTCTTTTATAAAAATAAAATCTGGGTAGGTGGCACCTACCGCACAAAAGATGCCATGAGCATGATGGTGGGTTATATGTATAAAGAAAATCTTTCTTTCGGCTATTCGTATGACATTACCACTACTGCTCTGAAAAAATACAGCAACGGCACGCACGAGTTGATGATTGGTTTGCGTTTCAAATCCACTCCTCCGCCCACCGCTCCGAAAACAGGGCAGTAA
- a CDS encoding dehydrogenase E1 component subunit alpha/beta, which translates to MITVETPIKFDRKNYSDEILLSLYRELLKPRMIEEKMLVLLRQGKITKWFSGIGQEASSVGAAMALARDEYILPMHRNLGTFTVRGIPFEKLFAQFQGKKSGFTKGRDRSFHFGTQEYKIVGMISHLGPQMGVADGIALGHLLKKEKKVTLVYTGDGGTSEGDFHESINVAAVWDLPVIFAIENNGYGLSTPSSEQFKCKQFIDKAIGYGIEAVQVDGNNIMEVYDTVKNISESIRKNPRPILLECITFRMRGHEEASGTKYIDPKLFEEWGRKDPISNYENYLLEEKILDEEKISEYKKEIKKEIEEGIEIAFGEKNIEPDTEEEVRDLFAVSPVQEISANENSEPKSEKRLIDAISDGLRLAMRKHSNLVLMGQDIAEYGGVFKITDGFVKEFGKERVRNTPLCESAILGAALGLSINGMKAMVEMQFADFVSEGMTQICNNLAKAHWRWGQRADVVVRMPTGAGVAAGPFHSQSNEAWFFHIPGLKIVYPAFPADAKGLLLSAFEDANPVMFFEHKALYRSITGNVPEDYYTIPIGKAKILKEGSAATIITYGMGVHWALEIIEKNNLQDVELIDLRSLAPLDTETIFTSVKKTGRAIILHEDTLTGGIGGEISALITENCFEYLDAPVMRCGSLDTPVPFTETLEKNFLPKERFEKKILELLQY; encoded by the coding sequence ATGATTACTGTTGAAACTCCCATAAAATTTGACAGAAAAAATTATTCAGATGAAATTCTTCTTTCGCTCTATAGGGAATTACTCAAGCCGAGAATGATTGAAGAAAAAATGCTAGTGCTTCTGCGGCAGGGAAAAATTACAAAATGGTTTTCCGGAATAGGACAGGAGGCAAGTTCGGTGGGCGCTGCGATGGCGCTTGCGCGCGATGAATATATTTTACCGATGCACCGCAATCTTGGAACATTTACCGTGAGAGGAATTCCATTCGAAAAATTATTCGCTCAGTTCCAGGGAAAAAAATCAGGATTCACGAAAGGGCGCGATAGAAGTTTTCATTTCGGCACACAGGAATATAAAATCGTGGGAATGATTTCTCATCTCGGCCCGCAGATGGGAGTTGCCGATGGAATTGCGCTCGGACATTTACTGAAGAAGGAGAAAAAAGTTACGCTCGTTTACACAGGCGATGGCGGAACTTCCGAAGGAGATTTTCACGAGAGCATTAATGTTGCCGCTGTTTGGGACTTGCCGGTGATTTTCGCTATAGAAAATAACGGCTATGGACTTTCAACTCCTTCGTCAGAACAATTCAAGTGCAAACAATTTATTGATAAAGCCATTGGCTACGGAATCGAAGCGGTGCAGGTGGATGGAAATAATATTATGGAAGTTTATGATACGGTAAAAAATATTTCTGAATCCATCCGAAAAAATCCACGACCAATTTTGCTGGAGTGCATTACGTTTAGAATGCGCGGCCACGAAGAAGCATCCGGCACAAAATATATTGACCCGAAACTTTTTGAAGAGTGGGGAAGAAAAGATCCAATTTCGAATTATGAAAATTATTTGCTCGAAGAAAAAATCCTGGATGAAGAAAAAATTTCTGAATACAAAAAAGAAATCAAAAAAGAAATTGAAGAAGGAATTGAAATTGCATTCGGAGAAAAAAATATTGAACCTGATACGGAAGAAGAAGTAAGAGATTTGTTTGCTGTTTCTCCTGTTCAAGAAATATCAGCGAATGAAAACTCGGAACCGAAATCAGAAAAACGTTTGATAGATGCCATCTCCGATGGACTTCGTTTAGCTATGAGAAAACATTCCAATCTTGTTTTGATGGGACAAGACATTGCAGAATATGGAGGAGTTTTCAAAATCACGGATGGCTTTGTAAAAGAATTCGGGAAAGAAAGAGTGCGCAACACTCCGCTATGCGAAAGCGCGATTCTCGGTGCTGCGCTCGGACTTTCCATCAACGGAATGAAAGCAATGGTGGAAATGCAATTTGCAGATTTTGTTTCGGAAGGAATGACACAAATCTGTAACAACCTCGCGAAAGCACATTGGCGATGGGGACAAAGGGCGGATGTTGTTGTAAGAATGCCAACTGGAGCCGGTGTTGCTGCAGGTCCATTTCATTCTCAATCGAACGAAGCGTGGTTCTTTCATATTCCCGGATTGAAAATAGTTTATCCCGCTTTTCCCGCTGACGCGAAAGGGCTTTTGCTTTCTGCATTTGAAGATGCAAATCCGGTAATGTTTTTCGAACACAAAGCCCTGTATAGAAGCATTACCGGAAATGTTCCGGAAGATTATTATACAATTCCAATCGGCAAAGCAAAAATCCTGAAAGAGGGAAGTGCGGCAACAATTATCACCTACGGAATGGGAGTTCATTGGGCTTTGGAAATTATCGAAAAAAATAATTTACAGGATGTTGAACTCATTGACCTGCGCTCACTCGCACCGTTGGATACAGAAACTATTTTTACAAGCGTAAAAAAAACCGGAAGAGCAATCATTCTTCACGAAGACACGCTCACCGGAGGAATTGGTGGAGAAATTTCTGCACTTATCACCGAAAACTGTTTTGAATATTTGGACGCGCCTGTTATGCGCTGCGGTTCGCTGGATACGCCTGTTCCTTTTACAGAGACGTTGGAGAAAAACTTTTTGCCGAAAGAAAGGTTTGAAAAAAAAATTTTGGAGTTGCTGCAGTATTAA